In a genomic window of uncultured Sphaerochaeta sp.:
- a CDS encoding class II aldolase/adducin family protein: MDDRIVSMVVEYTHLLVDSKLSTSLDSGDLSYRDAKTGLVYIDPRPSEDFEIKSWKHITKEDIVVMDIEGTILNPEANRFPTVEWPMHQAIYKARPDIHAIVHSHALYSSVFAVCKEDIPAVLAEQELYVGGDVVCAEYGAVGSMELAINILKALGNRKAALLQNHGAIYIGSTLEDAFIVAEYTEKGAQTVMLARSMGGTLVPLDTEHLIAPEISDIADISVRHIR; this comes from the coding sequence ATGGATGATCGTATTGTCTCGATGGTAGTTGAGTATACCCATTTGTTGGTGGATTCGAAACTTAGCACCTCGTTGGATTCTGGGGACCTGAGTTATCGCGATGCGAAAACTGGTTTGGTCTACATTGATCCACGTCCGAGCGAGGATTTTGAGATCAAGAGTTGGAAGCATATAACCAAAGAAGATATCGTTGTGATGGATATCGAAGGAACTATTCTCAATCCTGAGGCAAATCGTTTTCCCACCGTCGAGTGGCCGATGCATCAGGCCATATACAAGGCTCGGCCGGATATACACGCAATCGTTCACTCACATGCCCTGTATTCGTCCGTTTTTGCCGTGTGTAAAGAGGATATTCCTGCAGTGCTTGCCGAGCAAGAGTTGTATGTGGGAGGAGATGTGGTTTGTGCTGAATATGGAGCTGTAGGTTCCATGGAGCTTGCCATCAATATCCTGAAAGCTTTGGGAAACAGGAAGGCAGCATTGCTTCAAAATCATGGTGCAATTTACATCGGCTCTACGTTGGAAGATGCATTTATAGTAGCAGAATACACCGAGAAAGGAGCTCAGACAGTTATGCTGGCCCGTTCAATGGGAGGCACTCTTGTTCCTCTAGATACCGAACATCTCATTGCGCCCGAGATTTCGGATATTGCTGATATCAGCGTCAGACATATACGGTAG
- a CDS encoding HAD family hydrolase has translation MPSALISDIDGTLLYKSEVTPVSVTHALDDFQNAGNLLGLCTGRAVQGCQTLIDALPPLTLPSIFFGGALIWDTVKGKALKSMPCDQSILEVVQAIFEAYPSVSITLNTENQGWTLRTNQILQTKGVLYDRSSPLITELPERKQKILKVLLTDENPEILTEIKLTLLDPTLFHGVFASRHFFEITDSKVNKGTAIEHLFHLVPNLKEYKVWAAGDAPSDAMMKPYVDAFAAPVDAHPKVLSVADVTFPSAKEEGICQFLASLKTQ, from the coding sequence ATGCCATCAGCACTCATCTCTGATATCGACGGAACCCTTCTGTACAAATCGGAAGTGACACCAGTATCGGTCACACACGCCCTTGATGATTTCCAAAATGCTGGAAATCTGCTGGGACTTTGCACCGGAAGAGCGGTACAGGGATGCCAGACCCTCATCGATGCACTTCCCCCCCTCACCCTTCCTTCCATCTTCTTTGGTGGTGCCCTTATTTGGGATACGGTGAAGGGGAAAGCCTTGAAGAGCATGCCGTGCGACCAGTCCATTCTTGAGGTCGTACAAGCAATCTTTGAAGCCTATCCTTCGGTAAGCATCACACTCAATACAGAGAATCAGGGGTGGACGCTGAGAACAAACCAAATCCTCCAGACCAAAGGAGTCCTCTACGATCGGTCAAGTCCGCTTATCACGGAGCTCCCTGAACGCAAGCAGAAGATCCTGAAGGTCCTGCTTACCGATGAGAACCCTGAAATACTCACGGAAATCAAGCTTACCTTGCTTGACCCAACGCTCTTTCATGGGGTGTTTGCCAGCAGACACTTCTTTGAGATTACTGACAGCAAGGTGAACAAGGGCACAGCCATCGAGCACCTCTTTCACCTGGTCCCCAACCTGAAGGAGTACAAGGTCTGGGCAGCTGGGGACGCTCCCTCGGATGCCATGATGAAACCCTATGTAGATGCCTTTGCGGCCCCTGTAGATGCCCATCCGAAAGTACTGTCGGTGGCTGACGTCACCTTTCCTTCAGCAAAGGAAGAGGGTATCTGCCAGTTTCTTGCGTCACTGAAAACCCAGTAA
- a CDS encoding ASKHA domain-containing protein, producing the protein MKQQTHTLTLLVSRKSYTLENTLPRSVREALHDLGLEGISFPCGGHGVCGKCLVRQISGTIPAPSEHDLHHLSEDQLKAGYRLGCSLQIPCNESVTLVLGEEEQNEHVLTTYLEDQKADLFISGTYGFAIDVGTTTIVVYLVDRANATVLGTLAAMNHQRTYGADVIARIQYASETEGGVSLLHTTLVSQLCSMIETLLHEHGISSASVDEVVVVGNPTMMHFFSKEDPASLAVAPFSPVFVEPKILEGTLLRLEHAKVLVPGLVSAYIGSDITVGLHASNVLDEQKGAFYIDIGTNGEIALCNGKELFSCSSAAGPAFEGASILHGMSALGGAIDHVWLSDDGSVAFSTIGEEPAKGLCGSGIIDCVALMLGLHLIDETGAINGEHPEYARYMQDGPALRLTDTVVFTARDIREVQLAKAAIAAGVQVLLEESGMALSAINTLYLAGGFGSFINTRKAQQIGLLPPLPEQSIRTVGNAAGKGALCILTQSKGWQEVETIRRSMHYHELSSSAAFQNHFIDQMYFAQEGL; encoded by the coding sequence ATGAAGCAACAAACCCATACCCTGACACTCTTGGTCTCAAGAAAATCCTACACACTGGAGAACACGCTTCCCCGCAGTGTACGAGAGGCCTTGCATGATCTGGGTCTTGAGGGGATTTCCTTCCCCTGCGGAGGGCATGGGGTATGCGGGAAATGCTTGGTTCGTCAGATTTCTGGTACCATCCCTGCACCCAGCGAGCACGACCTTCACCATTTGTCAGAAGATCAGCTCAAAGCCGGCTACCGCCTTGGCTGCTCCCTGCAGATTCCCTGCAATGAGAGTGTGACGTTGGTGCTGGGAGAAGAGGAGCAGAACGAACATGTGCTGACCACCTATTTAGAAGACCAGAAAGCAGACCTGTTCATCAGCGGCACCTATGGGTTTGCAATCGACGTCGGGACTACGACCATCGTGGTCTATCTGGTTGATAGGGCCAATGCGACGGTTTTGGGAACCCTTGCTGCCATGAATCACCAAAGAACCTACGGGGCCGATGTCATAGCACGGATACAGTATGCCAGCGAGACAGAGGGGGGTGTATCGCTTCTGCATACCACCTTGGTCTCACAACTTTGCAGTATGATCGAAACACTGCTGCACGAGCATGGCATTTCTTCAGCGTCGGTTGATGAGGTGGTGGTGGTTGGCAACCCCACCATGATGCATTTCTTCTCTAAAGAAGATCCTGCTTCCTTGGCAGTAGCTCCATTTTCCCCAGTGTTTGTAGAGCCGAAGATACTGGAAGGAACGCTTCTTCGGCTGGAGCATGCCAAAGTGCTGGTACCGGGTCTTGTTTCTGCGTATATAGGCTCTGATATCACCGTCGGCTTACACGCATCCAATGTACTTGATGAGCAGAAGGGCGCTTTTTATATCGATATCGGGACCAATGGGGAGATTGCCCTGTGCAATGGGAAGGAGCTCTTCAGTTGCTCATCAGCAGCCGGCCCTGCCTTTGAAGGGGCTTCCATCCTGCATGGGATGAGTGCCTTGGGTGGTGCCATCGACCATGTGTGGCTCTCTGATGATGGTTCTGTAGCATTTTCGACAATCGGGGAAGAACCTGCGAAAGGACTATGTGGGTCGGGCATTATCGATTGCGTTGCACTCATGCTGGGGTTGCATCTCATCGATGAGACGGGGGCCATCAATGGTGAGCACCCTGAGTATGCTCGGTATATGCAAGATGGCCCAGCCTTGCGGCTTACGGACACAGTGGTGTTCACTGCTCGTGATATCAGGGAGGTCCAGCTTGCGAAGGCGGCGATTGCCGCGGGTGTTCAAGTACTGTTGGAAGAATCCGGAATGGCACTTTCTGCTATCAATACGCTGTACTTGGCAGGTGGTTTCGGTTCATTCATCAATACCAGAAAGGCACAGCAGATAGGGCTGCTTCCCCCGCTGCCTGAACAGAGCATCAGAACCGTGGGGAATGCAGCAGGCAAAGGTGCCCTCTGTATACTGACCCAGTCGAAAGGGTGGCAGGAAGTGGAAACCATTCGTAGGAGCATGCACTATCATGAGCTTTCCAGTTCAGCTGCTTTCCAGAACCATTTCATCGACCAGATGTACTTTGCACAGGAGGGCTTGTGA
- a CDS encoding corrinoid protein, producing MADMQALSEFLQRGKAKEVKDLVQQAVSEGLSAEDILDQGLLVGMNKIGVKFKNNEVFVPEVLIAARAMNAGMEILKPLLAAANAQNRGTVVLGTVKGDLHDIGKNLVGMMLKGKGLTVIDLGTDVPPERFVEEAVKHSAQIIACSALLTTTMKEMEKVVKAVKSAGLNAKVMIGGAPVTEAFKTSIGADFYTPDAATASEIALQVCRNA from the coding sequence ATGGCTGATATGCAAGCATTGTCGGAATTTTTACAACGTGGCAAGGCAAAAGAAGTAAAAGATCTTGTCCAGCAAGCAGTCTCTGAAGGACTGAGCGCCGAGGATATACTTGATCAGGGACTGCTTGTTGGTATGAATAAAATTGGGGTGAAGTTCAAGAACAACGAGGTGTTCGTTCCCGAGGTACTCATTGCTGCAAGGGCTATGAATGCAGGGATGGAAATTCTCAAGCCTCTTCTTGCAGCGGCAAATGCCCAGAATAGGGGAACTGTTGTGCTGGGAACTGTAAAAGGGGACTTGCATGACATCGGAAAGAACCTGGTGGGCATGATGCTGAAGGGAAAGGGTCTGACCGTAATTGACCTTGGCACCGACGTTCCTCCTGAACGTTTCGTGGAAGAAGCAGTAAAACACTCTGCACAGATCATTGCTTGTTCAGCTCTGTTGACCACAACCATGAAAGAGATGGAGAAGGTCGTCAAAGCCGTGAAGAGTGCAGGTCTGAATGCGAAAGTGATGATTGGGGGAGCTCCGGTAACCGAAGCGTTCAAGACTTCTATTGGTGCCGATTTTTATACTCCAGATGCTGCCACTGCGAGTGAAATAGCCTTGCAAGTGTGCAGGAATGCATGA
- a CDS encoding DMT family transporter, which translates to MAVIWGLAIVFQSVGMQWIGPWTFNVFRFLLGFLLLVPFWLRKRHLFSDGVRMLFPAAICGGILALATGLQLIGLRTELSGKVGFVTTTYYVFVPLLESLGGRKIPMRIWVGVMVAASGMFLLCGFLEGTGSKVDGVLLASALGFALHIIALKHFSLGFDSIQFSTLQYFFAMLVSLILTLGFEQVNLSQLLSASNMVLYSGLVACGVGFTLQTVGQKTESTTTTSLLLSLEAVFSVVFGYVILSERLTFLDILGCLLIIGGCVLANYTHSPGKALG; encoded by the coding sequence GTGGCAGTCATTTGGGGACTGGCAATTGTCTTCCAATCAGTTGGAATGCAATGGATAGGGCCATGGACATTCAATGTCTTCCGCTTTCTTCTTGGCTTTCTCCTGCTGGTTCCCTTCTGGCTACGAAAAAGGCATCTGTTTTCTGATGGTGTTCGGATGCTCTTTCCTGCAGCAATTTGTGGGGGAATCCTTGCGCTGGCAACCGGACTTCAGCTAATCGGATTACGGACGGAGCTTTCGGGTAAGGTTGGCTTCGTAACTACGACTTATTATGTGTTTGTCCCGCTCCTCGAATCACTGGGAGGACGAAAAATCCCGATGAGGATTTGGGTAGGTGTCATGGTAGCTGCTTCAGGGATGTTTCTCTTGTGTGGATTCTTGGAAGGAACGGGAAGTAAGGTCGACGGAGTCTTGCTTGCATCGGCGTTGGGCTTTGCACTCCACATCATAGCATTGAAACATTTTTCCCTTGGTTTTGACAGCATTCAGTTCAGTACACTGCAGTATTTCTTCGCCATGCTGGTTAGTCTGATCCTGACCTTGGGATTTGAGCAGGTGAATCTCTCCCAATTGCTGTCAGCATCAAATATGGTGCTTTATTCAGGCTTGGTGGCATGTGGTGTTGGATTTACATTGCAGACAGTTGGGCAGAAGACGGAGAGTACTACAACCACCAGCCTTCTCCTGTCTCTGGAAGCAGTTTTTTCTGTTGTTTTTGGATACGTCATCCTATCTGAGCGCCTTACTTTCTTAGATATTCTTGGGTGTTTGTTGATCATCGGGGGCTGTGTTTTGGCCAACTATACACATTCCCCTGGAAAAGCTCTGGGGTAA
- a CDS encoding PocR ligand-binding domain-containing protein, protein MTDPALIKERIREAVDHYAKATSISCSILDMQKKELDVKHCNLCMLLSGSQDSCMQTHLYSASLAERFGGSYIYFCHFSLLYWVSPVIIDGKMEYAIIAGPVHVLDEMEALDEISILSDTLRQEVEDVVNSIPRLDIHRVHSLAEILRMCSGWTSGYADASLFENREILQMQSRISDYIQEIKTEDEKHLPQMGYYPIEKEEELREAIQWGDRQTAQRIMNELLSMIFLLAGIPWNG, encoded by the coding sequence GTGACAGATCCTGCACTGATCAAAGAACGCATACGGGAAGCCGTTGACCACTACGCCAAAGCTACCTCAATCTCCTGCTCAATTCTTGATATGCAGAAGAAAGAGCTCGATGTGAAGCATTGCAACCTCTGCATGCTTCTGTCCGGCTCTCAGGACTCGTGCATGCAGACTCATCTGTACAGCGCGTCGCTTGCTGAGCGATTCGGCGGATCCTATATCTATTTCTGTCATTTTTCTCTCCTGTACTGGGTAAGCCCGGTGATTATTGATGGAAAGATGGAGTATGCCATCATAGCCGGCCCGGTTCACGTTTTGGATGAGATGGAGGCCTTGGATGAGATTAGCATTCTCTCCGATACTCTTCGCCAAGAGGTCGAGGATGTCGTCAACTCGATTCCTCGCCTCGATATTCATCGGGTACATAGTCTTGCAGAGATTCTGAGGATGTGTTCGGGGTGGACAAGCGGATATGCTGATGCGAGCTTATTCGAGAATCGGGAGATACTGCAGATGCAATCGCGTATCTCCGATTACATCCAGGAGATCAAGACCGAGGATGAAAAGCATCTGCCCCAGATGGGGTACTATCCCATCGAGAAAGAGGAAGAGCTGCGAGAAGCCATTCAATGGGGCGATAGACAGACTGCCCAACGCATCATGAATGAGCTCTTGAGCATGATTTTTTTGTTAGCGGGAATACCTTGGAACGGATGA
- a CDS encoding DeoR/GlpR family DNA-binding transcription regulator, translated as MQPTDTFLEERRSEIVRIVNEQGKVSTKELSTLLGSSVVTIRNDINHLAELGVIVKTHGGALSPSKVFNFEVPAAAKSLRNRKEKEAIGKLAASLIKDGDVIMIDAGSTTFEVAKHIKAQDVTVITNDLQIAYYLTENTNVKTIVAGGTCAPDVFTLVGIQTCRFIESLHADKLFLGCDAIDFSFGITNRTLEEVGVKQAMLQSSEQIIAVADASKQDTRVFAKVCNLETLDVLITDAISEHGKAIAQECGLEVLVLGS; from the coding sequence ATGCAACCTACCGACACCTTCTTGGAAGAGAGACGGAGCGAAATAGTCAGAATCGTGAATGAGCAGGGAAAGGTGTCCACAAAGGAGCTGAGCACCCTGCTTGGTTCTTCAGTGGTTACCATTCGCAATGACATCAATCACCTTGCAGAACTGGGTGTAATCGTAAAGACGCATGGTGGTGCGCTCTCCCCTTCGAAAGTGTTCAACTTCGAAGTTCCTGCAGCGGCGAAGTCACTTCGTAACCGCAAGGAGAAAGAGGCTATAGGAAAACTTGCTGCATCTCTGATCAAGGATGGGGATGTCATCATGATCGATGCTGGGTCGACCACCTTTGAGGTGGCGAAGCACATCAAAGCCCAGGACGTGACTGTCATCACCAATGATTTGCAGATAGCCTATTATCTGACAGAGAACACAAACGTAAAAACCATTGTGGCCGGAGGGACATGTGCTCCTGATGTTTTCACGCTGGTGGGAATACAGACCTGTCGGTTCATTGAGAGCCTGCATGCAGACAAGCTCTTTCTGGGTTGTGACGCCATTGATTTTTCGTTTGGGATTACGAACCGGACCTTGGAAGAAGTGGGGGTGAAACAGGCGATGCTCCAATCGAGTGAGCAGATCATCGCTGTAGCAGATGCCTCCAAGCAAGACACCAGGGTGTTTGCAAAAGTATGTAATTTGGAAACGTTGGATGTACTGATTACCGATGCGATCTCTGAGCATGGCAAAGCCATCGCCCAAGAGTGCGGATTGGAAGTATTGGTGCTGGGATCTTGA
- a CDS encoding FGGY-family carbohydrate kinase, which produces MGKRRILGIDIGTTATKVIIIDEEGTILGDTQSTSTLLSKQATWAEEDPNQWWENVCTCIPKILTETNTKAGDICSIGVSGMVPTLILLDEKGKVLRNSIQQNDARSSAEIEVFKKGLDEQDIFRRTGSMITQQSIGPKLLWLKQHEPDVFAQAKTVLGSYDYINYKLTGKLFVEKNWALESGLYDLTTKTWIQEVAAISGICMEMLPDVKDSSEMVGSISEQAAKETGLQQGTMVIAGSADHVSSAFSAGIREPGDLLVKLGGAGDILLSLDELKLNPKLFMDYHLKPGQYLLNGCMASSGSLIKWFQQEFSEHLDYRELDEQAAKIDAGSDGLWVLPYFIGEKTPIFDPLARGVFWGVTLQHTRAHFFKAILEGISFGFLHHVKVIQEMGQSITRVRVTNGGAKSFLWKQVTSDVLGLPLEIVENHPGSSMGVAFMAGLRAGVFSSWDDIERCITIKTVIQPNMENHRIYEQMFAVYTELYEVNKALFHKVNG; this is translated from the coding sequence ATGGGCAAAAGAAGAATCTTGGGAATTGATATCGGTACCACAGCAACGAAAGTGATCATCATTGATGAGGAGGGTACCATACTGGGTGATACCCAAAGCACAAGCACCTTGTTGAGCAAGCAAGCGACTTGGGCAGAGGAAGATCCAAACCAATGGTGGGAGAATGTGTGCACATGCATCCCCAAAATCCTTACAGAAACCAATACCAAGGCGGGTGACATCTGCTCAATTGGAGTGAGTGGTATGGTTCCAACCCTCATACTCTTGGATGAAAAGGGCAAGGTATTACGCAATTCCATCCAACAAAACGATGCCCGGTCTTCAGCTGAGATTGAAGTATTCAAGAAAGGTCTTGATGAACAGGATATCTTTAGAAGAACTGGGTCAATGATCACTCAACAGAGTATTGGTCCTAAACTACTTTGGCTGAAGCAGCATGAACCCGACGTTTTTGCGCAAGCTAAAACTGTCCTCGGTTCGTATGATTACATCAACTACAAACTCACCGGAAAGCTCTTTGTTGAGAAGAACTGGGCACTGGAGAGTGGCCTGTATGATCTCACTACCAAAACCTGGATCCAAGAAGTGGCTGCCATATCGGGAATTTGTATGGAGATGCTTCCTGACGTGAAGGATTCCAGTGAGATGGTCGGTTCCATCTCTGAGCAAGCTGCGAAAGAGACGGGCCTACAACAGGGTACCATGGTAATTGCAGGGAGTGCAGATCATGTAAGCTCGGCTTTCTCTGCCGGAATACGTGAACCCGGGGATCTCTTGGTGAAGCTCGGAGGAGCAGGGGATATTCTTTTATCTTTGGATGAATTGAAACTGAATCCCAAACTGTTCATGGACTATCATCTGAAACCTGGGCAGTATTTGCTCAACGGTTGTATGGCTTCCAGCGGGTCTTTGATCAAATGGTTTCAGCAAGAGTTTAGCGAGCATTTGGATTATCGTGAACTTGATGAACAGGCTGCAAAGATTGATGCAGGTTCAGATGGCCTTTGGGTTCTTCCCTATTTCATTGGTGAGAAGACCCCCATCTTTGACCCTTTGGCACGAGGTGTATTCTGGGGCGTTACGCTTCAGCATACAAGGGCACACTTTTTCAAGGCAATTCTGGAAGGAATCTCCTTTGGCTTCCTGCACCATGTGAAAGTGATTCAAGAGATGGGACAGTCTATCACTCGTGTGAGGGTGACCAATGGAGGAGCAAAAAGCTTCCTCTGGAAACAGGTGACCAGTGATGTGTTGGGCCTGCCTTTGGAAATTGTGGAGAATCATCCTGGATCTTCCATGGGTGTCGCTTTCATGGCAGGGCTGAGAGCGGGTGTCTTCTCAAGTTGGGATGATATTGAACGATGCATCACCATCAAGACAGTAATTCAGCCGAACATGGAGAATCATCGAATCTATGAGCAGATGTTTGCCGTCTATACCGAATTGTATGAGGTCAACAAGGCACTATTTCACAAAGTAAACGGATAA
- a CDS encoding DeoR/GlpR family DNA-binding transcription regulator, whose amino-acid sequence MTAVERKAMILQRINSAGYISIKDLAQEIKVSEMTIRRDLDSMERTNLVKRKYGKAFSVRGTSYEPSYEERALQNRDLKAILGRLGASLVKDGDSITFDTGTTVFAVAENLTQSHNLTVVTHSLNIVDLFKSSTTIEEIIVLGGVLRREENSMVGDLALSGIQNFYTDKLFLGVGGINQNLDLTEFNYDDAMVKRQYLTHAQEVILLADSSKFTKTAFVKFGNLKDVDILITDKLPPQPFLTLLKELNVKILIPHQHG is encoded by the coding sequence GTGACTGCAGTAGAAAGAAAGGCCATGATTCTCCAACGAATCAATTCTGCAGGCTATATATCCATCAAGGATCTCGCCCAAGAAATCAAAGTCTCAGAAATGACCATTCGACGAGATCTTGACTCCATGGAACGCACCAATCTGGTGAAACGCAAATACGGAAAAGCCTTCAGCGTACGAGGAACTAGTTATGAACCCTCCTATGAGGAACGTGCGCTGCAAAATCGGGATCTAAAGGCTATCTTGGGCAGGTTGGGAGCCTCATTGGTGAAAGATGGTGACAGCATTACCTTTGACACCGGTACCACTGTCTTTGCTGTTGCTGAAAACCTGACCCAATCTCATAACCTTACTGTGGTTACACACAGCCTGAATATTGTTGACCTCTTCAAGTCCTCCACTACCATTGAGGAAATCATCGTACTCGGCGGAGTTCTCCGAAGGGAGGAAAACTCCATGGTTGGGGATCTCGCCCTCTCAGGAATCCAGAATTTCTACACCGATAAATTATTCTTGGGAGTTGGTGGCATCAACCAGAATTTGGACCTCACTGAGTTCAACTATGATGATGCCATGGTCAAACGCCAATATCTTACCCACGCCCAGGAAGTCATCCTCCTTGCTGACAGTTCCAAATTCACCAAAACCGCATTTGTCAAATTTGGAAATCTGAAAGATGTCGACATTCTCATTACGGACAAACTTCCTCCCCAACCTTTTCTCACCCTCCTCAAGGAACTGAACGTCAAAATCCTTATTCCCCATCAACATGGATAA
- a CDS encoding AraC family transcriptional regulator — MKYRVMELISLFSRAAVQGGASEEDIQQISYRCQKEISHYASFEGMARWLAKVLHQFTELVFASKDSEYGLVISQAIRYIRQHYREHINLEETSEAVSLSPNYFSHIFNEKMQVSFSMYVNRLRIEYAQRLLRTTDFPLIEISGLSGFDDQSYFSKVFKQVTKLSPGVYRKRAGWFPTDTQEIHESGSTR; from the coding sequence ATGAAATACCGCGTCATGGAGCTCATATCGCTCTTCTCAAGGGCGGCTGTACAAGGAGGTGCTTCAGAGGAAGATATCCAGCAGATCAGTTATCGTTGCCAGAAGGAGATCAGCCACTACGCCAGTTTTGAGGGCATGGCCCGGTGGCTTGCAAAGGTACTGCATCAGTTCACTGAGCTTGTGTTTGCATCGAAAGACTCTGAGTACGGACTGGTGATTTCCCAAGCTATCCGCTATATCCGCCAGCACTATCGTGAGCATATCAATTTGGAAGAGACGTCAGAAGCAGTCTCCCTAAGTCCCAATTACTTCAGCCATATTTTCAATGAAAAGATGCAGGTCTCCTTCAGTATGTATGTCAATCGTCTTCGCATCGAGTATGCACAGCGATTGTTGCGTACTACGGATTTCCCCTTGATAGAGATTTCAGGCTTGTCTGGTTTTGATGACCAAAGTTACTTCTCCAAAGTATTCAAGCAGGTAACCAAACTCTCTCCCGGAGTCTACCGCAAACGGGCGGGCTGGTTTCCCACCGATACCCAGGAGATTCATGAATCTGGCTCTACTCGGTGA
- a CDS encoding carbohydrate ABC transporter permease codes for MKSYKLAKQTSLFFTYVVLIFFSLMIALPVLWTLRTSFVNEVDAYAMPPRLFPSFTFDNYRELFGNDGFGEFLINSLIISLASTAMAVPIASLGGYAFARYKAGGNILRFTVLATQMLPGVVLILPLFIVMSRLHLSDTYLGMTIAYLAFNLPFLIWIMTGFFASIPKDLDDAAAMDGLTPVQSFFRIILPIALPGIMATAVLSFIFSWNEFLFAIVLSGRNTMPIPVRLAAMKTRQGIQIAKLSAGTIIAILPMVFISGFVKRYLITGLSLGAIKS; via the coding sequence ATGAAATCCTACAAACTTGCAAAACAGACCAGTCTATTCTTCACCTATGTAGTCTTGATTTTCTTCTCTTTGATGATTGCTCTGCCGGTGTTGTGGACTCTTCGCACCTCCTTCGTCAATGAGGTCGATGCGTATGCAATGCCTCCCAGGCTTTTCCCTTCATTTACCTTTGACAACTATCGTGAGCTATTTGGCAATGATGGATTTGGTGAATTCCTGATTAATAGCCTCATCATCTCATTGGCCTCAACAGCAATGGCTGTACCGATTGCAAGCCTTGGTGGCTATGCTTTTGCACGGTACAAGGCAGGGGGCAATATCCTGAGGTTTACCGTTCTGGCGACGCAGATGTTACCAGGTGTTGTGTTGATTCTTCCCTTGTTCATTGTAATGAGTCGTCTTCATCTCTCCGATACCTATCTCGGTATGACCATTGCCTATTTGGCTTTCAATTTGCCATTTCTCATCTGGATCATGACGGGTTTCTTTGCCAGCATTCCCAAAGATTTGGATGATGCGGCCGCTATGGACGGTTTGACTCCGGTACAATCGTTCTTCCGTATCATACTTCCTATTGCCTTGCCTGGTATCATGGCCACAGCAGTACTCAGCTTTATTTTCTCCTGGAACGAATTCCTGTTTGCCATAGTCTTGTCAGGAAGAAATACCATGCCGATTCCTGTTCGTTTGGCAGCAATGAAGACAAGACAGGGTATTCAGATAGCAAAGCTGTCTGCAGGAACCATCATAGCTATCCTACCGATGGTTTTCATCTCGGGATTCGTAAAGCGGTACCTGATAACTGGCCTGTCTCTGGGAGCAATCAAGAGTTGA
- a CDS encoding BtpA/SgcQ family protein, translating into MKWVKELFGTEKPIVAMCHFRSLPGDPFYDNKKGAMDEVLAYAYQEMMDLQNGGVDAIMFSNEFSLPYLKKVRPITTATMARIIGELRKDIKVPYGVNVLWDPYASLDLASATGASFIREIMSGVYASDFGLWNTDSGEIARHKKEVCADDVRMFYNIVPESARYLAPRDIAEIAKTTNFNCRPDVICVSGITAGSATDMTVLESVKSVLPNTPVFANTGCKPETIEQILQVADGAVVGTTFKKDGLFDNHVDINRVKAFMDVVNKSR; encoded by the coding sequence ATGAAGTGGGTAAAAGAGTTGTTTGGGACTGAAAAACCAATTGTTGCCATGTGTCATTTTAGGAGTCTGCCTGGTGACCCGTTTTATGATAATAAGAAAGGTGCGATGGATGAGGTGCTTGCCTATGCATACCAGGAGATGATGGATCTTCAGAACGGTGGCGTCGATGCCATCATGTTCTCCAATGAGTTCAGCTTGCCATACCTGAAGAAGGTCAGGCCGATTACCACCGCTACCATGGCCAGAATCATCGGCGAACTCAGAAAGGACATCAAGGTCCCGTATGGTGTGAACGTCCTGTGGGATCCCTATGCCTCTTTGGATTTGGCATCAGCCACCGGGGCTTCCTTTATCCGTGAGATCATGAGTGGGGTGTATGCCAGTGACTTCGGCCTTTGGAATACTGACAGCGGCGAGATTGCCCGTCACAAGAAAGAAGTATGTGCTGATGATGTGAGAATGTTCTACAACATCGTACCTGAGTCTGCAAGGTATTTGGCTCCCCGCGATATCGCAGAGATTGCCAAGACTACCAATTTCAACTGCAGGCCCGATGTAATTTGTGTATCAGGAATCACCGCCGGATCGGCTACCGACATGACGGTGCTTGAGTCGGTGAAGAGCGTGTTGCCAAACACCCCTGTCTTTGCCAATACCGGCTGTAAACCCGAGACCATCGAGCAGATTCTTCAGGTTGCAGATGGAGCGGTAGTGGGTACTACGTTCAAGAAGGACGGCCTATTTGACAACCATGTTGACATCAACCGCGTAAAAGCCTTCATGGATGTAGTCAACAAGAGTCGCTAA